One window of the Triticum dicoccoides isolate Atlit2015 ecotype Zavitan chromosome 3B, WEW_v2.0, whole genome shotgun sequence genome contains the following:
- the LOC119275553 gene encoding transcription factor bHLH68-like isoform X2, whose product MVGGGEFKGTMVQQMVCCGTSNANNIMSGLRPCAEEQEESTKMPLLSSSPSMACFRGHQLLHHSSGQVPEVRDSAATSPASFQGGQEESQMPESWSQMLLGGLVGDHESDLLSKGLEEGPMAARAGAPAYSFYGHGGGEEIQASGPNSRLSQMLLAFSPRSCITSNLDGGLLDFSNGTAPAPAPELWNQQSDNSSESNSTATASAPKKARVQAASSSGQSILKVRKEKLGDRITALHQIVSPFGKTDTASVLQETIGYIGFLLGQIEALSYPYLGHGTGASVRHQAQLNHGDHINASAEAARPQQDAQDGEGKKSDLRSRGMCLVPVSCITSRLGADSASDFWQPAPPLTGIILR is encoded by the exons ATGGTAGGTGGAGGAGAATTCAAGGGCACCATGGTGCAACAGATGGTGTGTTGTGGCACAAGCAACGCCAACAATATCATGAGTGGGCTGAGGCCTTGTGCCGAGGAGCAAGAAGAATCCACCAAGATGCCTCTCCTGTCTTCTTCTCCTTCCATGGCTTGCTTCCGTGGTCATCAGCTCCTTCACCACTCGTCAGGTCAAGTTCCTGAGGTTCGTGACAGCGCTGCAACTTCCCCTGCAAGTTTTCAAGGTGGGCAGGAGGAGAGCCAGATGCCAGAATCATGGAGCCAGATGCTTTT AGGGGGATTAGTTGGAGACCATGAGTCAGATCTACTGTCAAAAGGATTAGAGGAGGGTCCTATGGCGGCTCGGGCTGGAGCCCCAGCTTACAGTTTCTATGGCCATGGCGGTGGTGAGGAGATCCAGGCGTCGGGGCCCAACTCTCGGCTGAGCCAGATGCTCTTGGCTTTCTCTCCAAGGTCATGCATCACCTCGAACCTCGACGGCGGCTTGCTGGACTTCTCCAACGGCACGGCGCCGGCGCCCGCACCGGAGCTGTGGAATCAACAATCGGATAACTCGTCTGAG AGTAACAGCACTGCAACTGCATCAGCTCCCAAGAAGGCTAGGGTTCAAGCCGCATCTTCTTCGGGACAGTCTATTCTGAAG GTAAGGAAGGAAAAGCTCGGGGATAGAATAACAGCACTTCACCAAATAGTTTCCCCATTTGGCAAG ACCGACACTGCGTCCGTGCTGCAAGAGACTATTGGCTATATCGGATTCCTCCTGGGTCAAATAGAG GCGCTCAGCTACCCATACTTGGGACATGGCACTGGTGCATCCGTACGTCACCAAGCT CAGCTGAACCATGGCGATCACATAAATGCCTCGGCAGAAGCAGCCCGTCCCCAGCAG GATGCACAAGATGGCGAGGGCAAGAAGTCAGATCTGAGGAGCAGAGGGATGTGCCTGGTGCCGGTGTCGTGCATTACCTCGCGTCTGGGCGCCGACAGCGCCTCCGACTTCTGGCAGCCGGCGCCGCCGCTCACCGGCATCATCCTGCGATAG
- the LOC119275553 gene encoding transcription factor bHLH68-like isoform X1, translating to MVGGGEFKGTMVQQMVCCGTSNANNIMSGLRPCAEEQEESTKMPLLSSSPSMACFRGHQLLHHSSGQVPEVRDSAATSPASFQGGQEESQMPESWSQMLFRGGLVGDHESDLLSKGLEEGPMAARAGAPAYSFYGHGGGEEIQASGPNSRLSQMLLAFSPRSCITSNLDGGLLDFSNGTAPAPAPELWNQQSDNSSESNSTATASAPKKARVQAASSSGQSILKVRKEKLGDRITALHQIVSPFGKTDTASVLQETIGYIGFLLGQIEALSYPYLGHGTGASVRHQAQLNHGDHINASAEAARPQQDAQDGEGKKSDLRSRGMCLVPVSCITSRLGADSASDFWQPAPPLTGIILR from the exons ATGGTAGGTGGAGGAGAATTCAAGGGCACCATGGTGCAACAGATGGTGTGTTGTGGCACAAGCAACGCCAACAATATCATGAGTGGGCTGAGGCCTTGTGCCGAGGAGCAAGAAGAATCCACCAAGATGCCTCTCCTGTCTTCTTCTCCTTCCATGGCTTGCTTCCGTGGTCATCAGCTCCTTCACCACTCGTCAGGTCAAGTTCCTGAGGTTCGTGACAGCGCTGCAACTTCCCCTGCAAGTTTTCAAGGTGGGCAGGAGGAGAGCCAGATGCCAGAATCATGGAGCCAGATGCTTTT CAGAGGGGGATTAGTTGGAGACCATGAGTCAGATCTACTGTCAAAAGGATTAGAGGAGGGTCCTATGGCGGCTCGGGCTGGAGCCCCAGCTTACAGTTTCTATGGCCATGGCGGTGGTGAGGAGATCCAGGCGTCGGGGCCCAACTCTCGGCTGAGCCAGATGCTCTTGGCTTTCTCTCCAAGGTCATGCATCACCTCGAACCTCGACGGCGGCTTGCTGGACTTCTCCAACGGCACGGCGCCGGCGCCCGCACCGGAGCTGTGGAATCAACAATCGGATAACTCGTCTGAG AGTAACAGCACTGCAACTGCATCAGCTCCCAAGAAGGCTAGGGTTCAAGCCGCATCTTCTTCGGGACAGTCTATTCTGAAG GTAAGGAAGGAAAAGCTCGGGGATAGAATAACAGCACTTCACCAAATAGTTTCCCCATTTGGCAAG ACCGACACTGCGTCCGTGCTGCAAGAGACTATTGGCTATATCGGATTCCTCCTGGGTCAAATAGAG GCGCTCAGCTACCCATACTTGGGACATGGCACTGGTGCATCCGTACGTCACCAAGCT CAGCTGAACCATGGCGATCACATAAATGCCTCGGCAGAAGCAGCCCGTCCCCAGCAG GATGCACAAGATGGCGAGGGCAAGAAGTCAGATCTGAGGAGCAGAGGGATGTGCCTGGTGCCGGTGTCGTGCATTACCTCGCGTCTGGGCGCCGACAGCGCCTCCGACTTCTGGCAGCCGGCGCCGCCGCTCACCGGCATCATCCTGCGATAG
- the LOC119275553 gene encoding transcription factor bHLH68-like isoform X3 has translation MVGGGEFKGTMVQQMVCCGTSNANNIMSGLRPCAEEQEESTKMPLLSSSPSMACFRGHQLLHHSSGQVPEVRDSAATSPASFQGGQEESQMPESWSQMLFRGGLVGDHESDLLSKGLEEGPMAARAGAPAYSFYGHGGGEEIQASGPNSRLSQMLLAFSPRSCITSNLDGGLLDFSNGTAPAPAPELWNQQSDNSSESNSTATASAPKKARVQAASSSGQSILKVRKEKLGDRITALHQIVSPFGKTDTASVLQETIGYIGFLLGQIEALSYPYLGHGTGASVRHQALNHGDHINASAEAARPQQDAQDGEGKKSDLRSRGMCLVPVSCITSRLGADSASDFWQPAPPLTGIILR, from the exons ATGGTAGGTGGAGGAGAATTCAAGGGCACCATGGTGCAACAGATGGTGTGTTGTGGCACAAGCAACGCCAACAATATCATGAGTGGGCTGAGGCCTTGTGCCGAGGAGCAAGAAGAATCCACCAAGATGCCTCTCCTGTCTTCTTCTCCTTCCATGGCTTGCTTCCGTGGTCATCAGCTCCTTCACCACTCGTCAGGTCAAGTTCCTGAGGTTCGTGACAGCGCTGCAACTTCCCCTGCAAGTTTTCAAGGTGGGCAGGAGGAGAGCCAGATGCCAGAATCATGGAGCCAGATGCTTTT CAGAGGGGGATTAGTTGGAGACCATGAGTCAGATCTACTGTCAAAAGGATTAGAGGAGGGTCCTATGGCGGCTCGGGCTGGAGCCCCAGCTTACAGTTTCTATGGCCATGGCGGTGGTGAGGAGATCCAGGCGTCGGGGCCCAACTCTCGGCTGAGCCAGATGCTCTTGGCTTTCTCTCCAAGGTCATGCATCACCTCGAACCTCGACGGCGGCTTGCTGGACTTCTCCAACGGCACGGCGCCGGCGCCCGCACCGGAGCTGTGGAATCAACAATCGGATAACTCGTCTGAG AGTAACAGCACTGCAACTGCATCAGCTCCCAAGAAGGCTAGGGTTCAAGCCGCATCTTCTTCGGGACAGTCTATTCTGAAG GTAAGGAAGGAAAAGCTCGGGGATAGAATAACAGCACTTCACCAAATAGTTTCCCCATTTGGCAAG ACCGACACTGCGTCCGTGCTGCAAGAGACTATTGGCTATATCGGATTCCTCCTGGGTCAAATAGAG GCGCTCAGCTACCCATACTTGGGACATGGCACTGGTGCATCCGTACGTCACCAAGCT CTGAACCATGGCGATCACATAAATGCCTCGGCAGAAGCAGCCCGTCCCCAGCAG GATGCACAAGATGGCGAGGGCAAGAAGTCAGATCTGAGGAGCAGAGGGATGTGCCTGGTGCCGGTGTCGTGCATTACCTCGCGTCTGGGCGCCGACAGCGCCTCCGACTTCTGGCAGCCGGCGCCGCCGCTCACCGGCATCATCCTGCGATAG